The following coding sequences are from one Nonlabens arenilitoris window:
- a CDS encoding exonuclease domain-containing protein: MNHLENLYCVVDIETTGNRMSGNRMTEICIVRMRGDTILDKYSSLIDPEVLIPDYITTLTGIDNAMVASAPVFADVAEDILNFTKDCIFVAHNVNFDYNVLRNEFKRIDHDFKRKKLCTVRLSRELIPGINSYSLGKLCDAIDIPLINRHRAEGDTDATVILFQKLLTMDKDGAVFDKFVKGTFKEGTFPPHLERSQFDELPETAGVYIFKDKGHKIIYIGKAINIRKRVLSHFYSKTSKSYLMCQEIFYIDHIVTGNELVALLQESDLIKKHYPRFNVVQKKPKPAYQILHYKNQLGIIQFAVGLVKSYDYSVVTHYNRAHAVEQLEQLCANHNLCPRYCSFKTQEDCTSHYKLKNCKGVCKKEELVSLYNLRAQQAIESLHNQNPNYIIKQPGRTHEESCFILIKGGEYQGYGYIDRYATINSLSDCEDFIERKVANFHTNQIIRAYLKKYGEQNVIYEENAVEL, translated from the coding sequence TTGAATCATCTTGAAAATTTATATTGTGTCGTTGACATAGAGACTACTGGTAACCGTATGAGCGGTAATCGTATGACCGAGATTTGCATAGTACGCATGCGCGGCGATACCATTCTGGATAAATACAGCTCTTTAATAGATCCAGAAGTTTTAATCCCAGATTACATTACGACTTTAACTGGTATTGATAATGCTATGGTAGCCAGTGCGCCAGTATTTGCAGATGTGGCTGAGGACATCTTGAATTTTACAAAAGATTGCATTTTTGTAGCTCATAATGTCAACTTTGACTACAATGTATTGCGCAACGAGTTTAAAAGAATAGACCACGATTTTAAACGTAAAAAATTATGCACGGTAAGATTATCTAGAGAATTAATACCTGGTATAAATTCTTATAGCCTCGGTAAATTATGTGATGCAATAGACATTCCATTGATCAATAGACATCGTGCTGAAGGTGATACCGATGCGACCGTTATCCTTTTTCAAAAATTACTTACCATGGATAAGGATGGTGCTGTGTTTGACAAATTTGTGAAAGGAACTTTTAAAGAAGGTACCTTTCCACCACATTTAGAAAGATCACAGTTTGACGAACTACCCGAAACCGCTGGTGTTTATATTTTTAAAGATAAAGGTCATAAAATCATTTATATAGGTAAGGCCATCAACATACGTAAAAGAGTATTATCTCATTTCTATTCTAAGACGTCTAAGTCTTACTTGATGTGTCAAGAGATTTTTTACATTGACCATATTGTGACGGGTAATGAACTGGTTGCATTGCTGCAGGAATCTGATTTAATTAAAAAGCACTATCCACGTTTTAATGTGGTTCAAAAAAAGCCTAAACCAGCCTATCAAATCCTTCATTATAAAAATCAGCTAGGGATTATTCAATTTGCGGTAGGATTAGTTAAGTCCTATGATTATTCTGTCGTGACGCATTATAATCGCGCTCATGCGGTAGAACAACTAGAACAATTATGTGCAAATCATAATCTATGTCCTCGATATTGTAGTTTTAAAACTCAAGAAGATTGTACATCACATTATAAATTAAAGAACTGCAAAGGTGTATGTAAGAAAGAAGAGCTTGTTTCTTTATACAACTTGCGTGCACAACAGGCGATAGAATCATTACATAATCAAAATCCTAATTATATCATCAAACAGCCTGGTAGAACTCATGAAGAATCTTGTTTTATACTTATAAAAGGTGGTGAATATCAAGGATATGGATATATTGATCGCTATGCGACCATCAATTCTTTATCTGACTGTGAAGATTTCATAGAACGCAAAGTGGCAAACTTTCATACCAATCAAATTATAAGAGCTTACCTTAAAAAATATGGCGAGCAAAATGTGATTTATGAAGAGAATGCTGTTGAATTATGA
- a CDS encoding protein adenylyltransferase SelO, which translates to MHNIHINNSFTDALPQDPITENYTRQVTGAAYSLAQPLVFKNAQVIHVSKLAQELGFTNEDVQSLSFKKLVTGQELPDNVAPYAMAYAGHQFGNWAGQLGDGRAINLFEMLHHDQRWAWQLKGAGPTPYSRRGDGLAVLRSSIREHLCSEAMHYLGVPTTRSLSLSLSGDQVLRDMLYDGNAAHEKGAIVCRVAPSFIRFGNFEWAAAQGNPEYLKQLTDYTIKTFYSHITATGKEAYLQFFQEVTHRTLEMIIHWQRVGFVHGVMNTDNMSILGLTIDYGPYGWLEPYEHGWTPNTTDSQNKRYRYGAQPEIGLWNLLQLANALYELINDGPALEAILNEYKSNYQSQYLMMMKSKLGLQTTQENDQKLVATLEHHLQLHETDMTLFFRELSLIEPHMDADKAFITISMAFYDLENISEPHQWSWLEWLETYLKRLQLEQDALGMDGIAFAKAKQQQMNAINPKYVFRNYIAQLVIDEADKGDYTLLNEVYRMLQRPYDEQPEFDKWYDLRPDWARTKVGCSMLSCSS; encoded by the coding sequence ATGCACAACATCCATATTAATAACAGCTTTACAGACGCGTTACCACAGGACCCAATAACAGAAAATTACACTAGACAAGTTACTGGTGCGGCTTATTCCCTAGCGCAACCATTAGTCTTTAAAAACGCACAAGTCATTCATGTATCTAAGCTAGCACAAGAGCTGGGTTTTACAAATGAAGATGTGCAGTCACTTTCCTTTAAAAAGTTAGTCACTGGACAAGAATTACCAGATAACGTTGCACCTTATGCAATGGCATATGCCGGACATCAATTTGGCAATTGGGCTGGACAGTTAGGTGATGGACGTGCTATCAATTTATTTGAGATGCTGCATCATGACCAGCGATGGGCATGGCAGTTAAAAGGTGCTGGTCCTACTCCATATTCTCGACGTGGTGATGGACTTGCCGTGCTGCGCAGCAGTATACGCGAGCATTTATGTAGCGAGGCGATGCATTATCTAGGTGTTCCTACCACGCGGTCCTTATCACTTTCATTAAGTGGCGACCAGGTACTGCGTGATATGTTATATGATGGTAATGCTGCACATGAAAAAGGTGCTATTGTATGTCGTGTAGCGCCTAGTTTTATACGCTTTGGAAATTTTGAATGGGCTGCAGCGCAAGGCAATCCAGAGTATTTGAAGCAGCTTACTGATTATACCATAAAAACATTTTATAGTCATATTACCGCGACAGGTAAAGAAGCCTATTTACAATTCTTTCAAGAGGTGACTCATCGCACGCTAGAAATGATTATTCACTGGCAGCGTGTAGGCTTTGTACATGGAGTGATGAACACAGATAATATGTCTATTCTAGGACTTACTATAGATTACGGACCCTATGGCTGGTTAGAGCCTTATGAACATGGATGGACACCTAACACCACAGACAGCCAGAATAAACGTTACCGCTATGGTGCACAACCAGAGATAGGTTTATGGAACCTATTGCAACTAGCAAATGCATTATATGAATTAATTAATGATGGTCCGGCACTAGAAGCTATTTTAAATGAATATAAATCAAACTATCAGTCCCAGTACTTGATGATGATGAAAAGCAAATTGGGACTTCAAACCACTCAAGAAAATGATCAAAAGCTAGTCGCTACTTTAGAACATCATCTACAGCTGCACGAGACAGACATGACTTTGTTTTTCAGGGAATTATCTTTGATTGAACCACATATGGATGCTGATAAAGCCTTCATAACTATTTCAATGGCTTTCTATGATCTTGAAAACATCAGCGAGCCACATCAGTGGAGCTGGCTAGAATGGTTAGAAACATATTTAAAAAGACTGCAGTTAGAGCAAGACGCGTTAGGTATGGATGGTATCGCTTTCGCGAAAGCGAAACAACAACAAATGAACGCTATTAACCCAAAATATGTGTTTAGAAATTATATCGCACAATTAGTAATTGACGAGGCTGATAAAGGTGATTATACCTTATTAAATGAGGTCTATAGAATGTTGCAACGACCATATGACGAGCAACCAGAATTTGATAAATGGTATGATCTGCGACCAGACTGGGCTCGTACCAAAGTAGGATGTAGTATGTTGAGCTGTAGTAGTTAA
- a CDS encoding YchJ family protein: MSSKNNPLHCPCDTQRLYKNCCAIAHHQINDVATAQQLMRSRYSAFVIGDIDFLQRSHHSSMRPSKKEAREIKQWTQSVDWIKLEVLQTNKGLKNDLTGTVEFKAYFMENGRVDVIHEHSRFCKENGHWVYLDAMV; the protein is encoded by the coding sequence TTGTCATCAAAAAATAATCCATTGCACTGTCCTTGTGATACCCAGCGACTCTATAAAAACTGTTGTGCAATCGCGCATCATCAAATTAATGATGTCGCTACAGCACAGCAATTGATGCGATCGCGTTATAGCGCTTTTGTTATAGGTGACATCGATTTTCTACAACGCAGTCATCACAGCTCTATGAGACCTAGTAAAAAAGAAGCTCGTGAGATCAAACAATGGACTCAATCTGTAGATTGGATTAAATTAGAAGTTTTACAAACTAATAAAGGACTGAAAAACGATTTAACAGGTACGGTAGAGTTCAAAGCTTATTTTATGGAAAATGGTCGGGTAGACGTCATTCACGAGCATTCTAGATTCTGTAAAGAGAATGGACATTGGGTTTATCTAGACGCGATGGTATAA
- a CDS encoding endonuclease/exonuclease/phosphatase family protein, with amino-acid sequence MSIKHLLFIVILTLSIPLSTHAQETSLVTWNIRDFGKTKSADEIENIAEILRDYDIIAIQEVVAGYGGSQAVARLADELNRKGSKWDYSISYATKSPKYKTEKYAFLWKTSKLKVVEKGVLVTELDSCVYREPYRMRFEANGKIFTVLNYHSRKYSEQPEIEINCLSDYMLNHKDENIILAGDFNLPISHRVFNTFKENNFKACLNGDKTTLKQSCDNHTYLNHAVDNIIYDSIKTKLIDCGSIDFVQSCDQLYDMRMLSDHLPVYMKFQ; translated from the coding sequence ATGAGCATAAAACATTTACTATTCATAGTCATCTTAACTCTAAGCATACCATTGTCAACTCATGCACAAGAAACATCATTAGTAACGTGGAACATTAGAGACTTCGGTAAGACAAAGTCTGCTGACGAAATCGAAAATATTGCCGAAATTTTGAGGGATTATGACATCATCGCCATTCAAGAAGTGGTAGCAGGATATGGTGGTTCACAAGCGGTTGCAAGACTGGCCGATGAGCTTAATAGAAAAGGAAGTAAATGGGATTACTCTATAAGCTATGCGACTAAAAGTCCTAAATATAAAACAGAAAAATATGCCTTTTTATGGAAAACGAGTAAGTTAAAAGTTGTTGAAAAAGGAGTCTTAGTAACAGAATTAGATTCTTGTGTGTATCGAGAACCTTATAGAATGAGATTTGAAGCAAACGGGAAGATCTTTACTGTTCTTAACTACCATTCTAGAAAGTATAGTGAGCAACCTGAGATTGAAATAAATTGCCTAAGTGATTATATGCTTAACCATAAAGATGAGAATATTATTCTCGCTGGAGATTTTAATTTACCAATTAGTCATCGTGTATTTAATACATTCAAAGAAAATAATTTTAAAGCTTGTCTCAACGGTGATAAAACAACCTTAAAGCAATCATGTGACAACCATACATATCTGAATCATGCCGTAGATAATATTATTTATGACTCGATAAAAACTAAATTAATCGATTGTGGAAGTATTGATTTTGTGCAGTCTTGCGATCAATTATATGATATGAGAATGCTATCTGATCATTTGCCTGTATATATGAAGTTCCAATAA
- a CDS encoding type I restriction-modification system subunit M → MAKKKQVKEKSIEESLWQSANKLRGSVESAEYKHVVLGLIFLKFASDKFEVRRAQLIEEGKEKYLEMAAFYNEKNVFFLEPSSRWSYIIDNAKQDDIAIKIDTALHQIEKANPSLKGALPDNYFSRLQLDKSKLGALLDTINKIDTQKDEATDIVGRVYEYFLSKFALAEGKGKGEFYTPKSIVNLIAEMIEPYEGIIYDPACGSGGMFVQSIKFIENHNGNKKNISIYGQEYTNTTYKLAKMNLAIRGIAGNLGAVAADTFARDQHPDLKADYIMANPPFNQKDWRAENELTDDPRWQGYETPPKSNANYAWILNMVAKLSDQGVAGFILANGALSGGGEEYKIRKKLIENNLVEAIVILPRAMFYTTDISVTLWIINKNKKAHTRKIGDVERQYRFRENEVLFMDLRQRGIPFEKKFIQFSDENITEITDTYHNWQQVDGNYKDVPEFCASVTNKEIEKKDFSLVPSKYIEFVNRDEQVDYHDKMAELQTTVKSLMQEKAQNDTALAAVFKKMGYEI, encoded by the coding sequence ATGGCAAAAAAGAAACAAGTAAAAGAAAAATCAATTGAGGAATCCCTATGGCAAAGCGCTAACAAATTGCGTGGTAGTGTAGAAAGTGCCGAATATAAACACGTCGTACTAGGACTGATATTCCTCAAATTTGCAAGTGATAAATTTGAAGTGCGCCGCGCCCAATTGATTGAAGAAGGAAAAGAAAAATACCTAGAAATGGCGGCTTTCTATAACGAGAAGAATGTCTTTTTTCTAGAACCTAGTTCAAGGTGGAGCTATATCATCGATAATGCAAAGCAAGACGATATTGCCATTAAGATCGATACGGCTTTGCACCAGATTGAAAAAGCAAACCCTAGTCTTAAAGGTGCGCTGCCCGATAATTATTTTTCCAGATTGCAACTCGATAAAAGTAAACTGGGCGCATTGCTGGACACTATTAATAAAATAGACACGCAAAAGGATGAAGCGACTGATATTGTAGGACGCGTCTATGAATATTTCTTAAGCAAGTTTGCACTGGCCGAGGGAAAAGGTAAAGGAGAATTCTACACACCTAAGAGTATTGTAAATCTTATTGCAGAGATGATAGAACCCTATGAAGGGATTATCTATGATCCTGCTTGTGGCTCTGGTGGTATGTTTGTGCAATCCATTAAATTTATAGAAAACCACAACGGTAATAAGAAGAACATCTCTATTTACGGTCAGGAATATACAAATACGACCTATAAACTTGCCAAAATGAACCTCGCCATACGTGGTATCGCTGGAAATCTAGGCGCTGTAGCGGCCGACACTTTTGCACGCGACCAGCATCCAGATCTTAAAGCCGACTATATCATGGCAAATCCACCCTTTAATCAAAAGGACTGGCGTGCCGAAAATGAACTTACCGATGATCCCAGATGGCAAGGCTATGAAACGCCACCTAAGTCTAATGCCAACTATGCGTGGATTCTCAACATGGTCGCAAAACTATCTGATCAAGGCGTTGCTGGTTTTATACTCGCAAACGGTGCGTTAAGCGGTGGCGGCGAGGAATATAAAATACGTAAGAAACTCATTGAGAATAACCTAGTAGAAGCTATTGTGATTTTGCCTAGAGCAATGTTTTATACCACAGATATTAGTGTGACGCTTTGGATCATTAATAAAAATAAAAAAGCACATACGCGTAAAATAGGTGATGTAGAAAGGCAATACCGCTTTCGCGAAAACGAAGTCTTATTCATGGACCTGAGACAACGAGGCATACCGTTTGAGAAAAAGTTTATCCAGTTTAGTGACGAGAATATTACTGAAATTACTGATACGTATCACAACTGGCAACAAGTCGATGGCAATTATAAAGATGTGCCAGAATTTTGCGCCAGTGTCACTAATAAAGAGATTGAGAAAAAAGACTTCTCCCTAGTACCAAGTAAATACATTGAATTTGTCAACCGTGATGAGCAAGTGGACTACCACGATAAAATGGCAGAGCTTCAAACCACCGTTAAGTCATTGATGCAAGAAAAAGCGCAAAACGATACCGCACTGGCAGCAGTCTTTAAAAAGATGGGTTATGAAATCTAA
- a CDS encoding restriction endonuclease subunit S, with protein MKSNYRLLGDYIRKVNNRNNPIISEDLRGLSMNKEFRKSTSNIVGTDLSKYKLVHKNQFACDFMSVIRVHKLPVVLHTEVEPVIVSPAYITFEVIDQKQLLPEYLMMWFRRSEFDRYADFRCDSAIRGGFKWDELCEVELPVPSLEKQQEIVDDYNTVQDRIRINGELNTALEETAQALYKHWFVDFEFPISLCHTEPVEVRLEDDVNVENIDHSKGYKSSGGAMVYNEELDQEIPVGWEVVSFLDELNINGGGTPKTTNPNFWDGAIPFFTPKDVSKSFFTVNVEKYLTQEGLDNCSSKLYKKNTIFITARGTVGAISMSGRDMAMNQSCYAFIDKDNLQFYGHQLAKFAIDNLKRQAVGAVFSALVTKDFESTMILKPSLTVKLKFNDLLEPIYSNILNAQIENIKHRELSDLLLSKMATVLDHKEL; from the coding sequence ATGAAATCTAATTATAGACTTTTGGGTGACTATATAAGAAAGGTCAATAATCGGAATAATCCTATCATTTCAGAAGATTTGAGAGGATTGAGTATGAATAAAGAATTCAGGAAATCCACTTCAAATATCGTAGGGACTGATTTGTCCAAGTATAAGCTTGTTCATAAAAATCAATTTGCATGTGATTTTATGTCAGTCATACGAGTGCATAAATTACCTGTTGTATTACATACTGAAGTAGAACCGGTTATTGTTTCTCCTGCATACATAACATTTGAGGTTATCGATCAGAAACAATTATTACCAGAATATTTAATGATGTGGTTCAGAAGATCAGAATTTGATAGGTACGCAGATTTTAGATGTGATAGTGCCATAAGAGGTGGATTTAAGTGGGATGAGCTTTGCGAGGTAGAATTACCAGTTCCATCTCTAGAAAAACAACAAGAAATTGTAGATGATTATAATACAGTACAAGACCGTATACGTATTAACGGAGAGCTTAATACCGCACTAGAAGAAACTGCGCAGGCGTTGTATAAACATTGGTTTGTGGACTTCGAGTTTCCTATTTCCCTTTGTCACACTGAGCCTGTCGAAGTGCGACTCGAAGACGATGTTAATGTCGAAAATATAGACCACTCAAAAGGCTACAAATCCAGCGGTGGCGCTATGGTTTATAATGAGGAATTGGATCAGGAGATTCCTGTGGGATGGGAAGTGGTAAGTTTTTTAGATGAACTAAATATAAACGGTGGTGGAACTCCTAAAACAACAAATCCTAATTTTTGGGACGGTGCAATACCGTTTTTCACACCTAAAGATGTTAGCAAATCTTTCTTTACCGTAAATGTAGAAAAATATTTGACTCAAGAAGGATTAGATAACTGTAGCAGCAAATTATATAAGAAAAATACCATTTTCATAACAGCGAGAGGAACAGTTGGAGCTATTTCAATGTCTGGAAGAGACATGGCCATGAATCAAAGCTGTTATGCTTTTATTGACAAGGATAATTTACAATTTTATGGTCATCAATTAGCAAAATTTGCAATTGATAATTTGAAAAGACAAGCCGTAGGTGCGGTTTTTAGTGCTTTGGTTACAAAAGATTTTGAAAGTACAATGATTTTAAAACCATCACTAACTGTAAAACTGAAGTTTAATGACTTATTGGAACCTATTTATTCAAATATTTTAAATGCGCAAATAGAGAATATTAAACATCGTGAATTAAGTGATTTACTCCTTTCAAAAATGGCAACGGTATTAGATCACAAAGAGTTGTGA
- a CDS encoding P-loop NTPase fold protein, giving the protein MNTEIKNKEISRKQQFKNWLNKKLILFSTRFLLEKQEPILNNEKERSFNSLSPVSDVIQHKQYCDALNWALQNRKKEDIKNIALTGTYGSGKSSILKTLQETNEDNSLHFLNISLASFKDEPYLNEEGEQIKLLDNAKIAARKDQLRLIELSILQQIFYHEEQKNIPDSRFKKVRSFTNQNLKKASFLVLLFIGCVVYLLYLPKIQDSIGIDYLKSYRWVNIIFKVLSLLTIIFLSYYLVKRLIQFFQKFTVNKLNFNSLEIEVSEKVDKSILNHHIDEILYFFEASDYNVVIVEDLDRFKQTEIFTKLREVNLLINNSKPINKHVVFIYAVRDEMFQGSERTKFFDFIVPVIPVINYSNSKEKLLSSLKAHNYEVHLPLINEIAFFIDDMRLLYNIANEFAIYKQKLQSSKHNQQKLLALIVYKNLHPSDFVDLLNQEGVLYQILHISKAVLLVPKTEALELKVSSLEKEIDKLKQIRITDEIELRKKYVLEILISSPDNKSANYIRMNNQNYRPKVLIEDSEMFELLTKQNYQGYDNRNGQFSFNLRFSDLEQKIHPGYTYRGYMSQINKINIGKISNLKNEIDTLKEQLNKVHRLPIKDLIVDKKIDKANAKQSNLIYSLVSLGFIAEDYLDYISYFYEGDLSRADFAFIMDNRNNKRNDFDFVLDNVQSVFNKMSVIHFERSSCLNFQLIDYVVGNLLLDEKSYKILAQFNNEEAIYRSFVFDFIDRNIKVTQFISRVFSDSKKLWKNILIHEPIESVRLIKLVEIMVSSLSVDSINELEDNDSLIDFINKNPLVLNKIDKNRKDDLFFILDIKVENLSEVPFESELFENLESFQNYEMNIENIRSVLKNHDVYDEKLFLNSNYTAIIESGIDSLIDYVEVEISDYVRKVFCQIKENNQESTDSLMKLLNNVSLDVNWKENVLVKSDNKIVRAQDFDFYNEMRNFLMTNTGLEPNWNNVIYDYSFNENTITEKLLVFLNNKKNAIALSQNSNGLNGKENLNFRETFILNDHIDNLLYEMYLNVFPQAWDGLNIQGLSIPKIELLIKNKRYDFSEPNYIRIENYYPKLLPLYLGVYLKEFNKYLIEKKIDESIMADILKSLSLTAEEKISLIEIYDKNHSISSVKLLEQVLSVFLRENSLNLRNETKFEILDLENLKREHRIKLITSINKNLLDSEYLRKELIKMGGDYEKLTEYGPMPSFTNTLSNQLFFDLLLENDMVSKVIPKGNKIKVTTFK; this is encoded by the coding sequence ATGAATACGGAAATTAAGAATAAAGAGATTAGTAGAAAGCAGCAGTTTAAAAACTGGTTGAATAAAAAGCTTATTCTGTTTTCTACGAGATTTCTACTTGAAAAACAAGAACCAATTCTTAACAACGAAAAAGAAAGATCTTTTAATTCTTTATCTCCTGTTTCTGATGTCATACAGCATAAACAATATTGTGATGCTTTGAATTGGGCTTTGCAAAATCGTAAGAAAGAAGATATTAAAAATATAGCGTTAACAGGTACTTATGGATCTGGAAAGAGTAGTATTCTAAAAACGCTTCAGGAAACCAATGAAGATAATTCATTACACTTTTTGAATATCTCGTTAGCTAGTTTCAAGGATGAACCTTATTTGAATGAAGAAGGTGAACAGATAAAACTACTTGATAATGCTAAAATAGCTGCAAGAAAAGATCAATTAAGACTCATTGAACTCAGTATTCTTCAGCAAATATTTTATCATGAGGAACAAAAAAATATTCCAGATTCGAGATTTAAAAAAGTAAGATCTTTTACTAATCAAAATTTAAAAAAGGCTTCGTTTTTGGTTCTATTGTTTATAGGTTGTGTAGTTTACCTTTTATATCTTCCAAAAATTCAGGATAGTATTGGTATCGATTATTTAAAATCTTACCGTTGGGTAAATATTATTTTCAAGGTGCTTTCCTTGCTAACAATAATATTTCTTTCTTATTATTTGGTTAAAAGGCTTATTCAATTCTTTCAGAAATTTACTGTCAATAAACTAAATTTCAATAGTCTTGAAATTGAAGTTTCTGAAAAAGTAGATAAGTCTATTTTGAATCATCACATTGATGAGATTCTTTACTTCTTTGAAGCCAGTGATTACAATGTTGTTATCGTCGAAGATCTAGATCGCTTTAAGCAGACTGAGATATTTACTAAACTTAGAGAGGTTAACTTATTAATCAATAATTCTAAACCTATCAATAAACACGTAGTTTTTATTTACGCTGTTCGAGACGAGATGTTTCAAGGTTCAGAAAGGACTAAGTTTTTTGATTTTATAGTTCCAGTTATACCAGTTATTAATTATTCTAACTCTAAGGAGAAGCTTTTAAGTTCTCTCAAGGCTCATAATTATGAGGTGCATTTACCTTTGATTAATGAGATAGCATTCTTTATAGATGATATGCGCTTGCTATATAATATTGCGAATGAATTTGCTATTTACAAGCAAAAACTTCAGTCGAGCAAACATAATCAACAGAAACTTTTGGCATTAATTGTCTATAAGAATTTACATCCTTCAGACTTTGTGGATTTATTAAATCAAGAAGGAGTGCTTTATCAAATACTTCATATATCAAAGGCGGTTTTGTTAGTTCCAAAGACTGAAGCCTTAGAATTAAAGGTCTCTTCTCTAGAGAAAGAGATAGACAAGTTGAAACAAATTCGAATTACTGACGAAATTGAATTACGTAAAAAATACGTTTTAGAAATTTTAATTTCATCTCCCGATAATAAAAGTGCAAATTATATTAGAATGAACAATCAGAATTATAGGCCAAAAGTTCTGATTGAGGATTCTGAAATGTTTGAATTGTTAACTAAACAAAATTATCAGGGCTATGACAATAGAAATGGTCAATTCTCTTTCAATTTAAGATTCTCTGATCTTGAACAAAAAATACATCCTGGTTATACATATAGAGGCTATATGTCACAAATAAATAAAATAAATATAGGAAAGATTTCTAATTTGAAAAATGAAATTGACACTCTGAAAGAACAATTAAACAAAGTTCATAGATTGCCTATCAAAGATTTAATTGTAGATAAAAAAATAGACAAAGCTAATGCCAAACAATCAAATTTGATTTATTCTTTAGTTTCATTAGGTTTTATAGCTGAAGACTACTTAGATTATATCAGTTATTTCTATGAAGGTGATTTGTCACGAGCTGATTTTGCTTTTATCATGGATAATAGAAATAATAAACGAAATGATTTTGATTTTGTACTTGATAATGTCCAAAGTGTTTTCAATAAAATGTCTGTCATTCATTTTGAAAGAAGTAGTTGTTTAAATTTTCAATTGATAGATTACGTAGTAGGTAATTTGTTATTAGATGAGAAATCATATAAAATTTTAGCACAATTCAACAATGAGGAAGCCATCTACAGAAGTTTTGTTTTTGACTTTATAGATAGAAATATAAAGGTCACTCAATTCATATCTCGTGTGTTTAGTGATTCCAAAAAATTGTGGAAAAACATTTTGATTCACGAACCTATAGAAAGTGTTAGATTAATAAAATTGGTTGAAATTATGGTTTCTTCTTTATCCGTAGATTCGATTAATGAATTAGAAGATAATGATTCATTAATTGATTTCATTAATAAAAATCCACTTGTCCTTAATAAAATCGATAAAAATAGAAAAGATGATTTGTTTTTTATTCTTGATATAAAAGTTGAAAACCTATCTGAAGTACCATTCGAATCGGAACTTTTTGAAAACTTAGAGTCATTCCAGAATTATGAGATGAATATTGAAAACATTCGATCTGTATTAAAAAATCATGATGTATATGATGAAAAATTATTTTTAAACTCAAATTACACCGCAATTATTGAATCTGGAATTGATAGTTTAATTGATTACGTCGAAGTTGAAATTAGTGATTATGTACGAAAAGTTTTTTGCCAAATAAAAGAAAACAATCAAGAGTCTACTGATTCACTAATGAAACTTTTGAATAATGTTTCACTTGACGTAAATTGGAAAGAAAACGTCCTTGTTAAATCAGATAATAAAATTGTCCGAGCTCAAGACTTCGATTTTTATAATGAAATGAGAAATTTTCTTATGACAAATACCGGTCTCGAACCTAATTGGAATAATGTTATATATGATTACAGTTTTAACGAAAATACTATTACCGAAAAGCTTTTGGTCTTTTTAAATAATAAAAAAAACGCCATTGCTTTAAGTCAAAATTCTAATGGTTTAAATGGCAAAGAAAATTTAAACTTTAGAGAGACATTTATTTTAAATGATCATATCGATAATTTATTATATGAAATGTATTTAAATGTGTTTCCTCAAGCTTGGGATGGTTTGAATATTCAAGGACTTTCAATACCTAAAATTGAATTGTTGATTAAAAATAAAAGGTATGATTTTTCAGAACCCAATTATATAAGAATTGAGAATTATTATCCCAAATTATTACCTCTTTATTTAGGTGTTTACTTGAAAGAATTTAACAAGTATCTAATTGAAAAAAAGATCGATGAATCTATAATGGCTGACATTTTGAAGAGTTTAAGTTTAACAGCTGAGGAGAAAATATCACTAATTGAGATCTACGATAAAAATCATTCCATATCAAGCGTTAAATTACTAGAACAAGTATTAAGCGTCTTCTTAAGAGAAAATTCATTGAATTTACGTAATGAAACAAAATTTGAAATACTAGATCTAGAAAATTTGAAAAGAGAACATCGAATCAAATTGATTACTTCTATAAATAAAAATTTGTTAGATTCTGAGTATTTAAGAAAAGAACTTATAAAAATGGGTGGTGATTATGAGAAGTTAACAGAATATGGTCCAATGCCAAGTTTTACAAATACGTTATCTAATCAGTTGTTTTTTGATTTGCTTTTAGAAAACGATATGGTATCTAAGGTTATACCAAAAGGAAATAAAATTAAAGTAACCACATTTAAGTAA